The following coding sequences lie in one Eschrichtius robustus isolate mEscRob2 chromosome 10, mEscRob2.pri, whole genome shotgun sequence genomic window:
- the INPP5E gene encoding phosphatidylinositol polyphosphate 5-phosphatase type IV isoform X1, giving the protein MLKGQLPNTDEDLAARPGSPAADDRRGPKKSPVLPLDTPAQVSNEDPQARGRPFSPKPPPPRPRLERALSLDEKGWRKRRFRTSREDLAARNGASPSGASLQDEAPGTAARSGSPPCLSTSLQEIPTTRRALGSGGPSSRGNCLSGMISTSLDLLHRDGASAGSTPRLASLLPPRPLPAMEWNVASEALRTANKVDRDHADFQARRQVRLFRAPSSLGPGRPPSPLACDDCSLHSARSAFSLLVPIRTKDVRSRSYLEGSLLASGALMGADELARYFPDRNMALFVATWNMQGQKELPPNLDELLLPAEADFAQDLYVVGVQEGCSDRREWETRLQETLGPHYVMLYSAAHGALYMSVLIRRDLIWFCSEVESSTVTTRIVSQIKTKGALGVSFTFFGTSLLFITSHFTSGDGKVGERLVDYSKTVQGLALPKNVPDTSPYRSDAADVTTRFDGVFWFGDFNFRLSGGRAAVEAILKQDPGASVQALLQHDQLTREMKRGSIFKGFQEPDIHFLPSYKFDVGKDSYDTTSKQRTPSYTDRVMYRSRHRDDICPVKYSSCPGIRTSDHRPVYGLFRVRVRPGRDKSVPPPSLPGPGGGAGGGLLGARPGLLCPDAPRGAGFQPPRVEMAGVGCLKQVSGERHARGWGPHPDPWNSQWQLGLS; this is encoded by the exons ATGCTCAAGGGGCAGCTTCCAAACACTGACGAAGACCTTGCCGCCCGCCCGGGGTCCCCGGCCGCTGACGACCGCCGGGGACCCAAGAAGAGCCCCGTGCTCCCTCTGGACACCCCAGCGCAAGTCAGCAACGAGGACCCACAGGCCAGGGGGAGACCCTTCAGCCCGAAGCCGCCGCCGCCGAGGCCCAGGCTGGAGCGAGCATTGTCCCTGGATGAGAAGGGCTGGAGGAAGAGGCGTTTTCGAACCAGCCGTGAGGACCTGGCCGCGAGGAATGGGGCCAGCCCCTCCGGTGCCTCCCTGCAGGACGAGGCCCCCGGGACCGCCGCCCGCAGTGGCTCCCCGCCCTGCCTGAGCACCTCCCTGCAGGAGATCCCCACAACCCGCCGGGCCCTGGGCAGCGGAGGCCCCTCCTCGCGGGGTAACTGTCTTTCCGGAATGATCAGCACTTCCCTGGACCTCCTGCACCGGGATGGGGCCTCGGCCGGGAGCACCCCCCGGCTGGCCAGCCTGCTTCCCCCGCGCCCGCTGCCCGCCATGGAGTGGAACGTCGCCTCCGAGGCCCTGCGGACAGCAAACAAGGTGGACCGGGACCACGCAGACTTCCAGGCGCGGCGGCAGGTCAGGCTGTTCCGGGCCCCCAGCAGCCTGGGCCCCGGCCGGCCCCCGAGCCCTCTGGCCTGTGACGACTGCTCCCTGCACTCGGCCAGGTCCGCCTTCAGCCTCCTAGTGCCCATCCGCACCAAGGACGTCCGCAGCAG GAGCTACCTGGAGGGGAGTCTCCTGGCGAGCGGGGCCCTGATGGGGGCAGATGAGCTGGCCCGCTACTTCCCAGACCGGAACATGGCCCTCTTCGTGGCCACGTGGAACATGCAGGGACAGAAG GAGCTGCCCCCGAACCTGGACGAGCTCCTGCTGCCGGCCGAGGCTGACTTCGCTCAGGACCTGTACGTCGTCGGGGTCCAGGAGGGCTGCTCCGACAG GCGGGAGTGGGAGACGAGGTTGCAGGAGACGCTGGGCCCCCACTACGTCATGCTGTACTCGGCGGCCCACGGGGCGCTCTACATGTCCGTGCTCATCCGCAGGGACCTCATCTGGTTCTGCTCAG AGGTGGAGAGCTCCACGGTGACCACGCGCATCGTGTCGCAGATCAAAACCAAGGGGGCCCTGGGCGTCAGCTTCACCTTTTTCGGCACCTCCCTCCTCTTCATCACGTCCCACTTCACCT CTGGAGACGGGAAGGTGGGCGAGCGGCTGGTGGATTACAGCAAGACCGTCCAGGGCCTGGCGCTGCCCAAGAATGTGCCGGACACCAGCCCCTACCGCTCCGACGCCG CGGACGTCACCACCCGCTTCGACGGGGTCTTCTGGTTCGGAGACTTCAACTTCCGCCTGAGCGGCGGGCGGGCGGCTGTGGAAGCCATCCTGAAGCAGGACCCGGGCGCCAGCGTGCAGGCCCTGCTGCAGCACGACCAGCTCACCCGGGAGATGAAGAGAG GGTCCATCTTCAAGGGCTTCCAGGAGCCGGACATCCACTTCCTGCCGTCATACAAGTTCGACGTCGGGAAGGACTCGTATGATACCACCTCCAAGCAGAGGACCCCTTCGTACACG GACCGCGTCATGTACAGGAGCCGCCACAGGGACGACATCTGTCCCGTCAAGTACTCCTCCTGCCCCGGGATCAGGACGTCTGACCACCGCCCCGTGTACGGCCTGTTCCGGGTCAGAGTGAGGCCAGGGAGAGACAAGTCAGTACCCCCCCCCTCACTCCCGGGCCCTGGTGGGGGCGCGGGGGGGGGCCTCCTGGGAGCACGGCCTGGTCTCCTGTGTCCTGATGCCCCGAGGGGAGCAGGGTTCCAGCCGCCCCGTGTGGAGATGGCTGGCGTAGGTTGTCTGAAGCAGGTGTCAGGCGAGCGACATGCCAGAGGGTGGGGACCTCACCCGGACCCCTGGAACAGCCAGTGGCAGCTGGGGTTGTCCTAG
- the INPP5E gene encoding phosphatidylinositol polyphosphate 5-phosphatase type IV isoform X2, giving the protein MLKGQLPNTDEDLAARPGSPAADDRRGPKKSPVLPLDTPAQVSNEDPQARGRPFSPKPPPPRPRLERALSLDEKGWRKRRFRTSREDLAARNGASPSGASLQDEAPGTAARSGSPPCLSTSLQEIPTTRRALGSGGPSSRGNCLSGMISTSLDLLHRDGASAGSTPRLASLLPPRPLPAMEWNVASEALRTANKVDRDHADFQARRQVRLFRAPSSLGPGRPPSPLACDDCSLHSARSAFSLLVPIRTKDVRSRSYLEGSLLASGALMGADELARYFPDRNMALFVATWNMQGQKELPPNLDELLLPAEADFAQDLYVVGVQEGCSDRREWETRLQETLGPHYVMLYSAAHGALYMSVLIRRDLIWFCSEVESSTVTTRIVSQIKTKGALGVSFTFFGTSLLFITSHFTSGDGKVGERLVDYSKTVQGLALPKNVPDTSPYRSDAADVTTRFDGVFWFGDFNFRLSGGRAAVEAILKQDPGASVQALLQHDQLTREMKRGSIFKGFQEPDIHFLPSYKFDVGKDSYDTTSKQRTPSYTDRVMYRSRHRDDICPVKYSSCPGIRTSDHRPVYGLFRVRVRPGRDNIPLAAGKFDRELYLIGIKRRISREIQRQQALKSQHSSAICTVS; this is encoded by the exons ATGCTCAAGGGGCAGCTTCCAAACACTGACGAAGACCTTGCCGCCCGCCCGGGGTCCCCGGCCGCTGACGACCGCCGGGGACCCAAGAAGAGCCCCGTGCTCCCTCTGGACACCCCAGCGCAAGTCAGCAACGAGGACCCACAGGCCAGGGGGAGACCCTTCAGCCCGAAGCCGCCGCCGCCGAGGCCCAGGCTGGAGCGAGCATTGTCCCTGGATGAGAAGGGCTGGAGGAAGAGGCGTTTTCGAACCAGCCGTGAGGACCTGGCCGCGAGGAATGGGGCCAGCCCCTCCGGTGCCTCCCTGCAGGACGAGGCCCCCGGGACCGCCGCCCGCAGTGGCTCCCCGCCCTGCCTGAGCACCTCCCTGCAGGAGATCCCCACAACCCGCCGGGCCCTGGGCAGCGGAGGCCCCTCCTCGCGGGGTAACTGTCTTTCCGGAATGATCAGCACTTCCCTGGACCTCCTGCACCGGGATGGGGCCTCGGCCGGGAGCACCCCCCGGCTGGCCAGCCTGCTTCCCCCGCGCCCGCTGCCCGCCATGGAGTGGAACGTCGCCTCCGAGGCCCTGCGGACAGCAAACAAGGTGGACCGGGACCACGCAGACTTCCAGGCGCGGCGGCAGGTCAGGCTGTTCCGGGCCCCCAGCAGCCTGGGCCCCGGCCGGCCCCCGAGCCCTCTGGCCTGTGACGACTGCTCCCTGCACTCGGCCAGGTCCGCCTTCAGCCTCCTAGTGCCCATCCGCACCAAGGACGTCCGCAGCAG GAGCTACCTGGAGGGGAGTCTCCTGGCGAGCGGGGCCCTGATGGGGGCAGATGAGCTGGCCCGCTACTTCCCAGACCGGAACATGGCCCTCTTCGTGGCCACGTGGAACATGCAGGGACAGAAG GAGCTGCCCCCGAACCTGGACGAGCTCCTGCTGCCGGCCGAGGCTGACTTCGCTCAGGACCTGTACGTCGTCGGGGTCCAGGAGGGCTGCTCCGACAG GCGGGAGTGGGAGACGAGGTTGCAGGAGACGCTGGGCCCCCACTACGTCATGCTGTACTCGGCGGCCCACGGGGCGCTCTACATGTCCGTGCTCATCCGCAGGGACCTCATCTGGTTCTGCTCAG AGGTGGAGAGCTCCACGGTGACCACGCGCATCGTGTCGCAGATCAAAACCAAGGGGGCCCTGGGCGTCAGCTTCACCTTTTTCGGCACCTCCCTCCTCTTCATCACGTCCCACTTCACCT CTGGAGACGGGAAGGTGGGCGAGCGGCTGGTGGATTACAGCAAGACCGTCCAGGGCCTGGCGCTGCCCAAGAATGTGCCGGACACCAGCCCCTACCGCTCCGACGCCG CGGACGTCACCACCCGCTTCGACGGGGTCTTCTGGTTCGGAGACTTCAACTTCCGCCTGAGCGGCGGGCGGGCGGCTGTGGAAGCCATCCTGAAGCAGGACCCGGGCGCCAGCGTGCAGGCCCTGCTGCAGCACGACCAGCTCACCCGGGAGATGAAGAGAG GGTCCATCTTCAAGGGCTTCCAGGAGCCGGACATCCACTTCCTGCCGTCATACAAGTTCGACGTCGGGAAGGACTCGTATGATACCACCTCCAAGCAGAGGACCCCTTCGTACACG GACCGCGTCATGTACAGGAGCCGCCACAGGGACGACATCTGTCCCGTCAAGTACTCCTCCTGCCCCGGGATCAGGACGTCTGACCACCGCCCCGTGTACGGCCTGTTCCGGGTCAGAGTGAGGCCAGGGAGAGACAA CATCCCGCTAGCCGCCGGCAAGTTTGACCGAGAACTGTACCTGATAGGAATTAAGAGACGGATTTCCAGAGAGATCCAGAGACAGCAGGCGCTGAAGAGCCAGCACTCCAGCGCCATCTGTACCGTCTCTTGA
- the INPP5E gene encoding phosphatidylinositol polyphosphate 5-phosphatase type IV isoform X3, translated as MLKGQLPNTDEDLAARPGSPAADDRRGPKKSPVLPLDTPAQVSNEDPQARGRPFSPKPPPPRPRLERALSLDEKGWRKRRFRTSREDLAARNGASPSGASLQDEAPGTAARSGSPPCLSTSLQEIPTTRRALGSGGPSSRGNCLSGMISTSLDLLHRDGASAGSTPRLASLLPPRPLPAMEWNVASEALRTANKVDRDHADFQARRQVRLFRAPSSLGPGRPPSPLACDDCSLHSARSAFSLLVPIRTKDVRSRSYLEGSLLASGALMGADELARYFPDRNMALFVATWNMQGQKELPPNLDELLLPAEADFAQDLYVVGVQEGCSDRREWETRLQETLGPHYVMLYSAAHGALYMSVLIRRDLIWFCSEVESSTVTTRIVSQIKTKGALGVSFTFFGTSLLFITSHFTSGDGKVGERLVDYSKTVQGLALPKNVPDTSPYRSDAADVTTRFDGVFWFGDFNFRLSGGRAAVEAILKQDPGASVQALLQHDQLTREMKRGSIFKGFQEPDIHFLPSYKFDVGKDSYDTTSKQRTPSYTDRVMYRSRHRDDICPVKYSSCPGIRTSDHRPVYGLFRVRVRPGRDKN; from the exons ATGCTCAAGGGGCAGCTTCCAAACACTGACGAAGACCTTGCCGCCCGCCCGGGGTCCCCGGCCGCTGACGACCGCCGGGGACCCAAGAAGAGCCCCGTGCTCCCTCTGGACACCCCAGCGCAAGTCAGCAACGAGGACCCACAGGCCAGGGGGAGACCCTTCAGCCCGAAGCCGCCGCCGCCGAGGCCCAGGCTGGAGCGAGCATTGTCCCTGGATGAGAAGGGCTGGAGGAAGAGGCGTTTTCGAACCAGCCGTGAGGACCTGGCCGCGAGGAATGGGGCCAGCCCCTCCGGTGCCTCCCTGCAGGACGAGGCCCCCGGGACCGCCGCCCGCAGTGGCTCCCCGCCCTGCCTGAGCACCTCCCTGCAGGAGATCCCCACAACCCGCCGGGCCCTGGGCAGCGGAGGCCCCTCCTCGCGGGGTAACTGTCTTTCCGGAATGATCAGCACTTCCCTGGACCTCCTGCACCGGGATGGGGCCTCGGCCGGGAGCACCCCCCGGCTGGCCAGCCTGCTTCCCCCGCGCCCGCTGCCCGCCATGGAGTGGAACGTCGCCTCCGAGGCCCTGCGGACAGCAAACAAGGTGGACCGGGACCACGCAGACTTCCAGGCGCGGCGGCAGGTCAGGCTGTTCCGGGCCCCCAGCAGCCTGGGCCCCGGCCGGCCCCCGAGCCCTCTGGCCTGTGACGACTGCTCCCTGCACTCGGCCAGGTCCGCCTTCAGCCTCCTAGTGCCCATCCGCACCAAGGACGTCCGCAGCAG GAGCTACCTGGAGGGGAGTCTCCTGGCGAGCGGGGCCCTGATGGGGGCAGATGAGCTGGCCCGCTACTTCCCAGACCGGAACATGGCCCTCTTCGTGGCCACGTGGAACATGCAGGGACAGAAG GAGCTGCCCCCGAACCTGGACGAGCTCCTGCTGCCGGCCGAGGCTGACTTCGCTCAGGACCTGTACGTCGTCGGGGTCCAGGAGGGCTGCTCCGACAG GCGGGAGTGGGAGACGAGGTTGCAGGAGACGCTGGGCCCCCACTACGTCATGCTGTACTCGGCGGCCCACGGGGCGCTCTACATGTCCGTGCTCATCCGCAGGGACCTCATCTGGTTCTGCTCAG AGGTGGAGAGCTCCACGGTGACCACGCGCATCGTGTCGCAGATCAAAACCAAGGGGGCCCTGGGCGTCAGCTTCACCTTTTTCGGCACCTCCCTCCTCTTCATCACGTCCCACTTCACCT CTGGAGACGGGAAGGTGGGCGAGCGGCTGGTGGATTACAGCAAGACCGTCCAGGGCCTGGCGCTGCCCAAGAATGTGCCGGACACCAGCCCCTACCGCTCCGACGCCG CGGACGTCACCACCCGCTTCGACGGGGTCTTCTGGTTCGGAGACTTCAACTTCCGCCTGAGCGGCGGGCGGGCGGCTGTGGAAGCCATCCTGAAGCAGGACCCGGGCGCCAGCGTGCAGGCCCTGCTGCAGCACGACCAGCTCACCCGGGAGATGAAGAGAG GGTCCATCTTCAAGGGCTTCCAGGAGCCGGACATCCACTTCCTGCCGTCATACAAGTTCGACGTCGGGAAGGACTCGTATGATACCACCTCCAAGCAGAGGACCCCTTCGTACACG GACCGCGTCATGTACAGGAGCCGCCACAGGGACGACATCTGTCCCGTCAAGTACTCCTCCTGCCCCGGGATCAGGACGTCTGACCACCGCCCCGTGTACGGCCTGTTCCGGGTCAGAGTGAGGCCAGGGAGAGACAA GAATTAA